In the Flagellimonas sp. MMG031 genome, one interval contains:
- a CDS encoding CcoQ/FixQ family Cbb3-type cytochrome c oxidase assembly chaperone, with translation MLKFVKEHMETIDGIANYPMVSLLIFFVFFVLLFWWVFTATKEHIREMSELPLENEDQPNKL, from the coding sequence ATGTTGAAATTTGTAAAAGAACATATGGAAACCATCGATGGGATAGCCAACTATCCCATGGTTTCCCTGCTCATCTTCTTTGTATTTTTCGTTCTATTGTTCTGGTGGGTCTTCACGGCTACCAAAGAGCACATAAGGGAGATGTCCGAATTGCCACTGGAAAACGAAGATCAACCAAACAAACTATAA